Proteins co-encoded in one Cytophaga hutchinsonii ATCC 33406 genomic window:
- a CDS encoding M23 family metallopeptidase, which produces MKSVKYILSVLYSTCLSLSILAQGLGDYPKGYFMFPIKPGQRNYLSANMGELRPNHFHGGMDIKTDGQIGLAVYAAAQGYVSRIRVSTYGYGNTIYITHPNGYVTVYAHLDRFSAFINTYTLEQLYALEQTDIDILVPPTALPVTKGQIIAKSGNTGGSGGPHLHFEIRDLQERVLNPALFGFSEIVDNIKPTFDKIAIRTMDMDSRVNDEVGRAEFTAQYASPGKYTIATPITAKGLIGVEIKVHDKMNDTHNSYGINCIELKVDGKEVFYHNLETYAFHESRYINVHIDYETYILRKQYFEKCYVADGNNLSFYLMNPLHGKISIRDSAAHKVELRIYDSNGNQSMLNFVIKGKQNQSPKIVKTTPPAPDFKIFENTLRIIGSANYTGNATLYIKNKTKALAPAYFINQSPVYIHDLRKELPDSSMAGTYKAVYDFVDMIAPGRRKVVMDNLTLQFSDSTLFDTLYLQVKKHLIINGIETFEINNPTQPVYGPIGVVFCPEIAANKNERCYFYNINNSVSKKYEGGVWSEDSLVHNLKYLGKFTVIKDSIPPVITYKSNTTKRINFSIFDQGSGIDSIRATLNGKWVMMYYEHKSRLIWSEFKDPTEVLKGEFILEVIDKAGNKSLYKKTL; this is translated from the coding sequence GTGAAATCTGTTAAATATATTCTATCTGTTCTGTATAGTACTTGCTTATCGCTTTCGATTCTGGCACAAGGCTTAGGGGATTATCCAAAAGGTTATTTTATGTTTCCGATCAAACCCGGACAACGTAATTATCTTTCTGCAAACATGGGCGAACTGCGCCCGAACCATTTTCATGGTGGTATGGACATCAAAACTGACGGCCAGATCGGGCTGGCGGTATATGCTGCCGCACAGGGCTATGTATCACGCATACGTGTGTCAACCTATGGGTATGGCAATACCATTTACATTACTCATCCAAACGGATACGTTACTGTTTACGCACACTTAGACCGTTTCAGTGCATTCATCAATACATATACACTGGAACAGTTATATGCGCTGGAACAAACAGATATCGATATACTTGTTCCGCCAACCGCACTGCCTGTTACGAAAGGACAGATCATAGCAAAGTCTGGAAATACAGGGGGCAGCGGCGGACCGCATTTACATTTTGAGATCCGCGATCTGCAGGAACGTGTGCTCAACCCTGCATTGTTCGGTTTTTCTGAGATTGTTGACAACATCAAACCAACCTTCGATAAAATTGCTATCCGTACAATGGATATGGATTCCAGAGTGAATGATGAAGTTGGCCGCGCTGAATTCACGGCTCAGTATGCAAGTCCGGGAAAATATACCATAGCCACTCCCATTACAGCCAAAGGACTTATCGGCGTAGAAATTAAAGTACACGATAAAATGAACGATACCCATAACTCGTATGGTATCAATTGCATTGAATTAAAAGTAGATGGTAAAGAAGTTTTTTACCACAATCTGGAAACGTATGCGTTTCATGAAAGCCGCTACATTAATGTACACATCGATTACGAAACGTATATTTTACGCAAGCAGTATTTCGAAAAATGTTATGTAGCCGATGGAAACAATTTAAGTTTTTACCTGATGAATCCGCTGCATGGGAAGATATCAATCAGAGACAGTGCCGCACACAAAGTAGAACTGCGCATCTATGATTCAAATGGCAATCAATCCATGTTGAACTTTGTTATTAAAGGCAAGCAGAACCAATCGCCTAAAATTGTAAAAACAACTCCACCCGCTCCTGATTTCAAAATTTTTGAAAACACCTTACGCATAATAGGTTCTGCAAACTACACAGGTAATGCAACCTTGTATATTAAAAATAAAACAAAAGCACTGGCGCCTGCTTATTTCATCAATCAGTCACCGGTATACATCCATGACCTGAGAAAAGAACTGCCGGATTCTTCCATGGCAGGGACGTATAAAGCTGTGTATGATTTTGTGGACATGATTGCCCCGGGCAGACGTAAAGTAGTGATGGACAATCTGACCCTGCAGTTTTCAGATTCAACCTTATTTGATACACTGTACTTACAAGTAAAAAAGCATCTGATTATTAACGGCATTGAAACCTTTGAAATTAATAATCCCACACAACCTGTTTACGGGCCTATAGGTGTAGTGTTTTGTCCGGAAATAGCTGCCAACAAAAACGAACGTTGTTATTTCTATAATATAAACAACTCTGTATCAAAAAAATACGAAGGCGGCGTATGGAGCGAAGACAGCCTTGTGCATAACTTAAAATACTTAGGTAAGTTCACTGTAATAAAAGATTCCATTCCTCCCGTAATTACCTACAAATCAAATACAACAAAACGCATAAATTTTAGTATTTTTGACCAGGGTTCTGGAATCGACAGTATCCGGGCAACATTAAACGGCAAGTGGGTCATGATGTATTATGAACATAAGTCGCGGTTGATCTGGTCTGAATTTAAAGATCCGACAGAAGTATTAAAAGGAGAATTTATATTGGAAGTAATTGATAAAGCCGGTAATAAATCTCTTTACAAAAAAACATTATGA
- a CDS encoding PAS domain-containing sensor histidine kinase has product MNHKPTREELEHQITELRHQNELLRLLPAVNLKEQINAIEFLVAGSAYAPTILNNMGDSVFVKDEQSRLLFVNDAFCQMFNLPREEIIGKTLAEDVPANERESFLKIDKEVLFDGLENINEETLTVRDGETLTISTRKSRFIDTSGKRFLVGVIRDITKRKRAEQALRESEKRYRELNATKDKLFSIIAHDLRGPFNNIVSLAGLLLDAVKVPDVESSQQYVGMIHSTAQHTLVLLDNLLNWAKSQTGQIEYKSEKICVSAIIQEIVDLSQTSAQTKNISLEHTASAEIEICSDEKMLKTILRNLISNAIKFTRKGGRVCVSVKSNQNQIEITVSDNGIGINEQTRKKIFGISSNISSPGTANEKGSGFGLVLCKEFVDKLGGTIGVNSIEGKGSDFTFTLPVKAEG; this is encoded by the coding sequence ATGAATCATAAACCCACTCGTGAAGAATTAGAACATCAGATAACTGAGCTCAGGCATCAGAATGAGCTCCTCCGGCTGCTGCCTGCGGTTAATCTTAAAGAACAAATCAATGCCATTGAATTTTTAGTTGCCGGTAGTGCATATGCACCTACTATATTGAACAATATGGGAGATTCAGTATTTGTAAAGGATGAGCAAAGCCGGTTGCTTTTTGTGAATGATGCTTTTTGCCAGATGTTTAATCTGCCAAGAGAAGAGATCATTGGGAAGACACTTGCTGAAGATGTGCCCGCAAACGAACGCGAAAGTTTTTTGAAAATAGATAAGGAGGTATTATTTGATGGGCTGGAAAATATCAATGAAGAAACGCTGACTGTGCGTGATGGAGAAACATTAACAATTTCTACACGGAAATCACGCTTTATTGATACGAGTGGCAAAAGATTTCTTGTCGGTGTAATCCGGGATATTACAAAACGTAAAAGGGCAGAGCAGGCGTTACGGGAAAGTGAAAAAAGGTATAGAGAACTTAATGCAACAAAGGATAAGTTGTTTTCAATTATAGCCCATGATCTCCGGGGGCCGTTTAATAATATTGTTTCATTGGCAGGTTTATTACTGGATGCAGTAAAAGTACCTGATGTTGAAAGCTCTCAGCAGTACGTAGGCATGATACATTCTACTGCTCAGCATACATTAGTGTTGCTTGATAATTTATTAAACTGGGCGAAATCTCAAACCGGACAGATTGAATATAAGTCAGAAAAAATATGTGTGTCTGCAATTATTCAAGAGATTGTGGATCTCTCACAAACCAGTGCACAAACAAAAAATATTTCGTTGGAACATACTGCATCTGCAGAGATAGAGATCTGTTCGGATGAAAAAATGCTAAAAACAATTTTACGAAACCTTATTTCGAATGCTATTAAGTTTACCAGGAAAGGTGGGCGGGTCTGTGTATCGGTAAAATCAAATCAGAATCAGATTGAAATTACTGTTTCAGATAACGGTATCGGAATTAATGAACAGACACGTAAGAAAATTTTTGGAATCTCTTCCAACATTTCATCTCCAGGTACTGCAAATGAAAAAGGTTCGGGTTTTGGGCTGGTCCTATGTAAAGAGTTTGTTGACAAGCTTGGCGGTACTATTGGCGTTAACAGTATCGAAGGTAAAGGCAGTGACTTTACATTTACGCTGCCGGTAAAAGCAGAAGGATAA
- a CDS encoding 3-oxoacyl-ACP synthase III family protein codes for MQLHSQLLGTGHYVPEQIVTNNDLTAFMETSDAWIQERTGIKERRFFKEGVDTVSNMGAKAAQMALANAKIEAKEIDLIVFATLSPDYAFPGAGVLLQCELGVPNIPALDIRQQCAGFIYALSVADQFIKTGMYKTVLVVGSEIQSNIMELSDRGRNMAVIFGDGAGAVVLKATTENKGVLSTHLHADGTHAEELMLEHPGSRSKTRVTTEMIENGALLPVMNGQGVFKQAVQKFPEVIKEALDANNLQTTDISLLIPHQANLRIAEYVQKQLKLEDHQVFNNIQKYGNTTAASIPIALSEAVQEGRLKSGDLLCLAAFGSGFVWASALVRY; via the coding sequence ATGCAACTACATTCACAACTTTTAGGAACGGGACATTACGTACCCGAACAGATCGTAACGAACAACGACCTTACTGCTTTCATGGAAACCTCCGATGCCTGGATCCAGGAACGCACAGGAATTAAGGAACGCCGCTTCTTTAAAGAAGGTGTTGATACGGTTTCCAACATGGGCGCAAAAGCTGCGCAGATGGCGTTAGCAAACGCAAAGATTGAAGCGAAAGAAATTGACCTGATTGTGTTCGCAACCTTAAGTCCGGATTATGCATTCCCCGGTGCAGGTGTTTTATTGCAGTGCGAATTAGGTGTGCCGAACATTCCGGCGCTGGATATCCGTCAGCAGTGCGCCGGCTTTATCTATGCCCTCTCTGTGGCCGACCAGTTCATTAAAACAGGCATGTATAAAACGGTGCTGGTTGTAGGAAGTGAAATTCAATCCAACATCATGGAACTGTCTGATCGTGGCCGCAATATGGCGGTGATCTTTGGTGACGGTGCGGGCGCGGTTGTATTAAAAGCAACAACGGAAAACAAGGGCGTCCTTTCAACGCATTTACATGCCGATGGTACGCATGCAGAAGAACTCATGCTGGAACACCCGGGCAGCAGAAGCAAAACGCGTGTAACCACTGAAATGATTGAGAATGGAGCGCTGCTACCTGTGATGAACGGACAAGGTGTATTCAAACAGGCGGTTCAGAAATTCCCCGAAGTAATTAAAGAAGCGTTGGATGCAAATAATTTACAAACAACCGATATCAGTTTATTGATCCCGCACCAGGCCAATCTGCGCATCGCAGAGTATGTGCAGAAGCAATTGAAGCTGGAAGACCATCAGGTATTCAATAACATTCAGAAATACGGCAATACGACGGCAGCATCTATCCCGATTGCATTGAGCGAAGCGGTACAGGAAGGCAGATTGAAATCCGGTGACCTGCTTTGTTTGGCAGCATTCGGGAGCGGCTTTGTTTGGGCGAGTGCATTGGTGCGGTATTAA
- a CDS encoding response regulator yields MCLSKNIYLADDDEDDRLFFRDALSEVCKEMRLTIAKDGVELMDILYLPPSPLPDVIFLDLNMPVKNGFECLEEIKKSELLKHLPIIIFSTTVQEEAVNKVYKEGANFYICKPDNFNHLKKALKKVLSIDWLKEVKQISKEQFIVSVA; encoded by the coding sequence ATGTGTCTATCCAAAAACATTTATCTCGCTGACGACGATGAAGACGATCGTTTATTTTTTCGGGATGCCTTATCAGAAGTATGTAAAGAAATGCGGTTAACGATTGCTAAAGATGGTGTCGAGCTTATGGATATCCTGTATCTTCCGCCCTCTCCGCTTCCTGATGTTATTTTTTTAGATCTGAATATGCCCGTAAAAAACGGCTTTGAATGCCTGGAAGAAATAAAAAAAAGCGAATTGTTAAAACACTTGCCGATTATTATTTTTTCTACAACTGTGCAGGAAGAAGCTGTAAACAAGGTATATAAAGAAGGAGCCAATTTTTATATCTGTAAACCGGATAATTTTAATCATTTAAAGAAAGCCTTAAAAAAAGTACTTTCAATTGATTGGCTAAAAGAAGTAAAACAGATTTCCAAAGAACAATTCATTGTTTCTGTAGCTTAA
- a CDS encoding fumarylacetoacetate hydrolase family protein, which translates to MKIIGIGRNYSEHAKELNNPQPKAPIIFLKPDTALLKNNENFYFPSFSKDIHHEIELVVKISKEGKNIQEKFAHRYYEEIGLGIDFTARDLQQEAKEQGLPWTLAKGFNGSAPVSEFVSKSEFSDINNISFSLTINGELRQSGTTADMVFSIDFLIAYISQFITLKKGDLIYTGTPKGVGSIVIGDKLEGFLENKPMLTCEIC; encoded by the coding sequence ATGAAAATTATCGGCATAGGAAGAAATTATAGCGAGCACGCAAAAGAGTTAAATAATCCGCAACCGAAAGCTCCGATTATTTTTTTAAAGCCCGACACAGCTTTATTAAAAAATAATGAAAATTTCTATTTCCCATCTTTTTCAAAAGATATTCATCATGAAATTGAATTGGTTGTAAAAATATCAAAAGAAGGAAAAAATATCCAGGAAAAATTTGCGCATAGATATTACGAAGAAATTGGCTTAGGCATAGATTTCACGGCGCGTGACCTGCAGCAGGAAGCAAAAGAACAAGGTCTTCCATGGACGTTAGCCAAAGGCTTTAACGGCTCTGCTCCCGTTTCAGAATTTGTTTCCAAATCAGAATTTTCCGATATTAATAATATATCCTTTTCGTTAACAATTAATGGAGAACTGCGTCAGTCAGGAACAACAGCAGACATGGTGTTTTCCATTGATTTCCTTATTGCTTATATCTCGCAATTTATCACGTTGAAAAAAGGTGATCTTATTTATACAGGTACACCCAAAGGGGTTGGTTCTATTGTTATTGGCGACAAACTCGAAGGATTTCTTGAAAACAAACCCATGCTTACCTGTGAAATCTGTTAA
- a CDS encoding transketolase family protein gives MKKYPFTEKKDTRSGFGDGMTELGKTNPNVVALCADLTPSLKLNDFEKQNPERFFQIGIAEANMISMAAGMTIGGKIPFTATFANFSTGRVYDQIRQSVAYSDKNVKICASHAGLTLGEDGATHQILEDIGLMKMLPGMTVINPCDYNQTKAATIAIADHKGPVYLRFGRPALPVFTDPNQKFEIGKAWMVNEGTDVTIIATGHMVWEAILAGQQLEELGISAEIINIHTIKPIDEEAILKSVGKTGCVVTAEEHNILGGLGESVARVLASNLPTPIEFVAVKDTFGESGTPDELMEKYGLKDRHIVEAVQRVIKKKK, from the coding sequence ATGAAAAAATATCCATTTACTGAAAAGAAAGATACACGTTCCGGCTTTGGTGACGGTATGACTGAATTGGGAAAAACAAATCCAAACGTAGTTGCACTATGTGCCGATTTAACTCCGTCATTAAAATTAAACGATTTCGAAAAACAAAATCCGGAACGTTTTTTCCAGATCGGTATTGCCGAAGCAAACATGATCAGCATGGCTGCTGGTATGACGATCGGCGGTAAAATTCCATTCACAGCAACGTTTGCAAACTTCTCTACCGGCCGTGTGTATGACCAGATCAGACAATCGGTTGCATATTCAGATAAGAACGTAAAAATCTGTGCATCACACGCAGGTTTAACGTTAGGCGAAGATGGTGCAACACACCAGATTCTTGAAGATATCGGTTTGATGAAAATGCTTCCGGGCATGACCGTAATCAACCCATGCGATTACAACCAGACAAAAGCTGCTACCATTGCAATTGCAGATCATAAAGGTCCTGTGTACTTACGTTTCGGTCGCCCGGCCTTACCAGTATTTACAGATCCAAACCAAAAGTTTGAGATTGGTAAAGCATGGATGGTAAACGAAGGAACAGACGTAACAATTATTGCTACAGGTCACATGGTGTGGGAAGCAATCCTTGCAGGACAGCAGTTAGAAGAACTTGGCATCAGTGCTGAGATCATCAACATTCATACAATCAAACCAATTGATGAAGAAGCTATTTTGAAATCAGTTGGCAAAACCGGTTGTGTTGTAACAGCTGAAGAACACAACATCTTAGGTGGTTTAGGCGAAAGCGTTGCACGGGTATTAGCAAGCAACCTTCCTACTCCGATTGAGTTTGTGGCGGTTAAAGATACCTTCGGCGAAAGCGGTACACCAGATGAATTGATGGAGAAATATGGTTTGAAAGACCGCCATATTGTTGAAGCGGTTCAACGTGTGATCAAGAAGAAGAAATAA
- a CDS encoding OB-fold protein yields the protein MKKIFYLFILILSFYACNVKEQSEIQKEVLASEEVIEIDADDLLKSFAKDSSASADKYIGKVLSVHGKVRFFEQLDTIVFTKNDSLPDIIKWVVERLESDINTSNIIFKEVVSTKNMPSYSLNATFPREYRKDLIGIKEKSNINVKGKLEHISTIYQEMPDSSKKTLTYMLSLQGCVLEKKK from the coding sequence ATGAAAAAAATTTTTTATTTATTTATCCTGATACTTTCGTTTTACGCATGTAATGTTAAAGAACAATCCGAAATACAAAAAGAAGTTCTTGCTTCTGAAGAAGTGATTGAAATAGATGCAGATGATCTGTTAAAAAGTTTCGCCAAAGACAGCAGTGCATCAGCAGATAAATACATTGGCAAGGTTCTCTCAGTGCATGGGAAAGTACGTTTTTTTGAACAGCTGGATACAATCGTATTTACTAAAAACGATTCACTTCCCGACATTATAAAATGGGTTGTGGAACGCTTGGAAAGTGATATAAATACCAGTAATATTATTTTTAAAGAAGTTGTTAGTACTAAAAACATGCCTTCGTATTCCCTTAATGCTACGTTTCCCAGGGAGTATAGAAAAGACCTAATCGGTATTAAAGAAAAATCAAACATTAACGTGAAAGGTAAATTAGAACATATCAGTACTATATACCAGGAGATGCCGGATAGTTCAAAAAAGACGTTGACTTATATGCTTTCGCTTCAGGGCTGTGTACTCGAAAAGAAAAAGTAG
- a CDS encoding TlpA family protein disulfide reductase, with translation MKHILRLNVLFACALATIVFCAFKTDESAERPLAPDFTLESNEGKKVSLSDFKGKVVYIDFWATWCGPCVAEIPHSKKLKEKFAGNDSIVFMYVSVDNEDNVDGWKSFIRKKGLTGVQLISRDGGKEDRVGERYGLQYIPRFVLVDKSGKVAYGQAPAPSDASSEQLIKQLLAE, from the coding sequence ATGAAACATATACTAAGATTAAATGTACTGTTTGCATGTGCTCTGGCAACAATTGTTTTCTGTGCATTTAAAACAGACGAGTCGGCCGAACGTCCGCTTGCTCCCGATTTTACCTTAGAAAGTAACGAAGGTAAAAAAGTAAGCTTAAGCGATTTTAAAGGTAAAGTCGTGTATATCGATTTCTGGGCAACGTGGTGTGGACCTTGTGTTGCTGAAATCCCGCATTCTAAAAAACTAAAAGAAAAATTTGCCGGTAACGACAGCATCGTATTTATGTATGTATCTGTTGATAATGAAGATAATGTGGATGGGTGGAAATCGTTTATCAGGAAAAAAGGCCTGACGGGTGTTCAATTGATTTCCAGAGACGGAGGCAAGGAAGACCGTGTGGGAGAGCGTTATGGCTTGCAATATATTCCACGCTTTGTATTGGTTGATAAAAGTGGAAAGGTTGCTTACGGACAGGCACCTGCACCTTCCGATGCAAGTTCTGAACAATTGATAAAACAGCTGTTAGCAGAATAA
- a CDS encoding 1,4-dihydroxy-2-naphthoyl-CoA synthase, giving the protein MAIEWKTVKEFDDITYKKSNGVARIAFNRPDVRNAFRPKTTSELYDAMYDAYEDASIGVVLLSAEGPSSKDGIYSFCSGGDQKARGEKGYVGEDGRHRLNILEVQRLIRFMPKVVIAVVPGWAVGGGHSLHVVCDLTLASKEHAIFKQTDADVTSFDGGYGSAYLAKMVGQKKAREIFFLGRNYSAQEAFDMGMVNAVIPHDELESTAYDWAQEILAKSPTSIKMLKFAMNLTDDGMVGQQIFAGEATRLAYGTDEAKEGRNAFLEKRKPDFGDIGWAPC; this is encoded by the coding sequence ATGGCAATTGAATGGAAAACCGTTAAAGAATTCGACGATATCACCTATAAAAAATCAAACGGTGTAGCACGTATTGCTTTTAACCGTCCGGATGTGCGCAATGCCTTCAGACCGAAGACAACATCAGAATTATACGATGCCATGTACGATGCGTATGAAGACGCTTCTATCGGTGTGGTTTTATTATCTGCCGAAGGTCCGTCATCAAAAGATGGCATCTACTCTTTCTGCAGCGGCGGCGATCAGAAAGCGCGTGGAGAAAAGGGTTATGTTGGCGAAGATGGCAGACATCGTCTGAATATTTTAGAAGTACAACGTCTGATCCGTTTTATGCCAAAGGTGGTTATCGCAGTGGTACCCGGCTGGGCGGTTGGCGGCGGCCATAGCTTACATGTTGTATGTGATTTAACACTTGCGAGTAAAGAACATGCGATCTTTAAACAGACAGATGCGGATGTAACCAGCTTTGACGGCGGTTACGGTTCGGCCTATTTAGCGAAAATGGTTGGACAGAAAAAAGCGCGTGAGATCTTTTTCTTAGGCAGAAATTATTCCGCTCAGGAAGCCTTTGACATGGGCATGGTAAACGCCGTGATCCCGCACGACGAACTTGAAAGTACTGCCTACGATTGGGCACAGGAAATATTAGCCAAATCCCCTACTTCGATTAAGATGTTAAAGTTTGCCATGAACTTAACAGACGATGGTATGGTTGGGCAGCAGATCTTTGCCGGGGAAGCAACACGCCTGGCGTACGGAACAGATGAAGCCAAAGAAGGACGTAATGCATTTCTTGAAAAAAGAAAACCGGATTTCGGTGATATTGGCTGGGCACCTTGTTAA
- the bcp gene encoding thioredoxin-dependent thiol peroxidase, protein MTLTAGDKAPVFKGTDQDGNTISLKDFAGKKVVLYFYPKDNTPGCTKQACDLRDNYNALLKAGYVVIGVSTDSEKSHQKFIKKFELPFPLIADEDKTIHEQYGVWGEKSMYGKTYMGTLRTTFVIDEKGKIEEVISKVKTDDHTAQILK, encoded by the coding sequence ATGACACTAACGGCTGGCGACAAAGCCCCTGTATTTAAAGGAACTGATCAAGACGGCAATACCATCAGCTTAAAAGATTTTGCTGGTAAAAAAGTAGTTTTATACTTTTATCCGAAAGACAATACACCCGGTTGCACCAAACAGGCGTGCGACTTAAGAGATAACTACAATGCGTTGCTGAAAGCAGGTTATGTAGTTATCGGCGTTAGTACCGATAGTGAGAAATCGCACCAGAAATTCATTAAAAAATTCGAACTTCCTTTCCCGCTTATTGCAGACGAAGACAAAACCATTCACGAACAGTACGGTGTATGGGGCGAAAAATCCATGTATGGAAAAACCTACATGGGCACACTACGCACAACGTTTGTTATTGATGAAAAAGGAAAAATTGAAGAAGTTATTTCAAAAGTAAAAACAGACGATCATACTGCACAAATTTTAAAATAG
- a CDS encoding transketolase translates to MSEYTELQKVSSQVRRDIVRMVHGAKGGHPGGALGCTDLLVLLYFKLMKHDKNFNMDGIGEDIFYLSNGHISAVLYSVLARSGYFPVDELVSHRKINSRLQGHPTPHSHLPGVRMASGSLGQGLSVGCGTAQAKKLNKDERFVYVLMGDGEQQEGQVWEAAMYAPHNKLDNLIGFVDYNGQQIDGPCDKVLSLGDLEGKYKAFGWNVITCDGHDFACLEETILKAQANKGTGIPTMILMKTEMGYGVDYMMGSHKWHGTAPNDAELASALGQLEATLGDY, encoded by the coding sequence ATGTCAGAATACACAGAACTGCAAAAAGTTTCATCTCAGGTAAGAAGAGATATTGTACGTATGGTACACGGCGCTAAAGGCGGCCACCCGGGTGGTGCATTAGGCTGTACCGATTTATTAGTGCTTCTATATTTTAAATTGATGAAGCACGACAAAAACTTCAATATGGATGGTATTGGAGAAGATATCTTTTATCTTTCAAACGGACACATCTCTGCAGTGTTATATAGTGTATTGGCACGTTCCGGTTATTTTCCGGTAGACGAATTGGTTTCGCACCGTAAGATCAATTCCCGTTTACAAGGACACCCTACTCCGCACTCCCATTTACCAGGCGTGCGTATGGCATCGGGTTCATTGGGACAAGGTTTATCCGTAGGCTGCGGAACTGCGCAAGCAAAAAAATTAAACAAAGACGAGCGGTTTGTATATGTTTTGATGGGCGATGGTGAACAGCAGGAAGGCCAGGTTTGGGAAGCTGCTATGTACGCACCGCACAATAAATTAGATAATCTGATCGGTTTCGTGGATTACAACGGTCAGCAGATCGACGGTCCGTGCGATAAGGTATTATCTCTTGGTGATCTTGAAGGTAAATACAAAGCATTCGGCTGGAACGTGATCACATGCGACGGACATGATTTTGCGTGCCTGGAAGAAACAATCTTAAAAGCACAGGCTAATAAAGGCACAGGTATCCCGACAATGATCTTAATGAAAACAGAAATGGGTTACGGTGTAGATTATATGATGGGTTCACACAAGTGGCATGGTACTGCACCGAACGATGCTGAACTGGCATCTGCATTAGGCCAGCTGGAAGCAACACTTGGCGATTATTAA
- a CDS encoding M48 family metallopeptidase, which yields MWISKKIIYLTSAFLVTGAVYTACKSVAVTNRKQLSLVSESEMIKMSNEQYAQVIQQGPLSTNQAQVDMVKRVGNTIKAAVEKYMAEQGRSKELEGYNWEFNLIKNDSTVNAWCMPGGKVAFYTGIIPVCVDESGIAVVMGHEVAHAIAHHGNERMSQEIIAQTGGQVVDYALSTKSALTRQLFGTAYGAGAQYGVILPFSRKHESEADKMGLVFMAMAGYDPHVAVDFWKRMSAISGGQAPPEFMSTHPADSRRVADLEAYLPEALKYYHPK from the coding sequence ATGTGGATAAGTAAGAAAATAATTTATTTGACGTCAGCATTTTTAGTGACGGGTGCAGTTTATACAGCATGTAAAAGTGTAGCCGTTACAAACCGTAAGCAGCTCAGTCTTGTTTCTGAATCGGAAATGATAAAAATGAGTAATGAACAATATGCACAAGTCATTCAACAGGGGCCGCTCAGTACCAATCAGGCTCAGGTGGATATGGTGAAGCGTGTTGGAAATACCATCAAAGCAGCGGTTGAAAAATATATGGCTGAACAGGGCCGCAGCAAAGAATTGGAAGGCTATAACTGGGAGTTTAACCTGATCAAAAATGATTCTACTGTAAATGCCTGGTGTATGCCTGGCGGTAAAGTTGCTTTTTATACAGGTATTATCCCCGTATGTGTTGATGAGTCAGGCATTGCTGTTGTCATGGGACATGAAGTAGCGCATGCCATTGCACATCATGGTAATGAGCGTATGAGCCAGGAAATAATAGCTCAGACAGGCGGACAAGTTGTAGACTATGCACTTTCAACAAAGTCAGCTCTTACAAGACAACTATTTGGAACTGCTTACGGAGCAGGTGCACAATATGGTGTAATCTTACCTTTCAGCAGAAAGCATGAATCTGAAGCGGATAAAATGGGTTTGGTATTTATGGCAATGGCTGGTTATGATCCGCATGTTGCAGTTGATTTCTGGAAACGCATGAGTGCAATATCCGGCGGACAGGCGCCACCTGAGTTTATGTCTACACACCCTGCAGATTCAAGACGTGTAGCCGACCTTGAAGCATATTTACCGGAAGCATTAAAGTATTATCATCCGAAATAA